One window of the Pelmatolapia mariae isolate MD_Pm_ZW linkage group LG15, Pm_UMD_F_2, whole genome shotgun sequence genome contains the following:
- the LOC134643817 gene encoding interleukin-17F-like — translation MLLVLRALLVLSLAPLLHGARKSQSVSAKLGPRAGLKGHSVRLVIDPSVLPHFTAKSPSSIANMSLSPWTYIDSSVDSRLPKHISNAQCLTTGCLSPQGGGEDRALEAKPIKYEVLVLHRVLKPSKKKGRKTRKQYIFTLGTEVITAGCTCVRPTVIPQG, via the exons ATGCTGCTG GTGTTGAGAGCTTTGCTGGTCCTGAGTTTGGCTCCCCTGCTGCACGGCGCCAGGAAAAGCCAGTCGGTCTCAGCAAAGCTGGGGCCCAGAGCTGGACTGAAGGGCCACAGTGTGAGGTTGGTTATAGATCCTTCAGTGCTGCCGCACTTCACCGCAAAATCTCCCTCAAGCATCGCCAACATGTCTCTGTCACCGTGGACGTACAT TGACTCGTCCGTGGACTCTCGTTTGCCCAAGCATATCTCAAACGCCCAGTGCCTCACCACTGGCTGTCTGAGTCCacagggaggaggggaggataGAGCCCTGGAGGCTAAACCCATCAAGTACGAAGTTCTGGTCCTCCACAG GGTCCTCAAACCGTCTAAGAAAAAAGGGAGGAAGACGAGGAAGCAGTACATCTTCACACTGGGGACAGAGGTGATCACAGCCGGCTGTACCTGTGTGAGGCCCACTGTCATACCTCAGGGGTAG